The following coding sequences lie in one Cryptococcus neoformans var. neoformans B-3501A chromosome 2, whole genome shotgun sequence genomic window:
- a CDS encoding hypothetical protein (Match to EST gb|CF189495.1|CF189495; HMMPfam hit to zf-DHHC, DHHC zinc finger domain, score: 100.2, E(): 4.9e-27): MAARNWSRVWVGGTVILISFIAFSSQIFVIWPWYGREISLDLLKLLVPLNLAAFMIFWNYRLCVITSPGSVPEGWRPNIGAMDGMEVKKGTHTPRYCKNCEHYKPPRAHHCRQCKTCWLKLDHHCPWIGNCVGFYNQGHFIRFLLWVDIGTTFHLIIMVRRVLYIAEYYHQEPTLADVLFLVFNFATCVPVWLCVGMFSIYHVYLACGNSTTIEGWEKDKVATLIRRGKIKEVKYPYNIGIYKNIKSVLGPNPFLWLWPQKMQGDGLSFPVNPSAGGESATVEWAGIVAPREGSSAPGEYGAADQCESAGSGSGTNGRPGMGHGEERVRHGRARVEHSMV, from the exons ATGGCCGCCAGAAATTGGTCACGCGTATG GGTAGGGGGAaccgtcatcctcatctccttcatcgcGTTCTCCTCCCAAATATTTGTCATCTGGCCATGGTACGGCCGTGAGATCAGCTTGGATctgctcaagctccttgTCCCTCTCAA TTTGGCCGCATTCATGATCTTCTGGAACTACCGTTTATGTGTTATAACGTCTCCTGGAAGTGTACCAGAAGGCTGG AGGCCGAATATTGGTGCGATGGACGGTATGGAAGTTAAAAAGGGCACACATACACCCAGATACTGCAAGAATTGTGAACATTACAAACCGCCAAGAG CACATCATTGCAGGCAGTGCAAAACATGTTGG CTCAAA CTTGATC ACCATTGCCCTTGGATTGGTAACTGTGTAGGCTTCTATAACCAAGGACATTTCATTCGATTTTTGCTTTGGGTGGACATCGGCACGACGTTCCATCTCATTATCATGGTCAGGCGTGTACTTTATATTGCCGAGTACTACCAT CAGGAGCCCACACTCGCCGATGTCTTGTTCCTTGTTTTCAACTTTGCTACCTGTGTCCCTGTCTGGTTATGTGTCGGCATGTTTTCCATCTACCACGTATATCTTGCGTGCGGAAATAGTACCACCATTGAAGGTTGGGAGAAGGACAAAGTGGCTACCCTTATTCGCAGAGGAAAAATCAAAGAAGTCAAGTATCCTTAT AATATTGGCATCTACAAGAACATCAAATCGGTCCTCGGGCCCAACCCATTTCTCTGGCTTTGGCCTCAAAAGATGCAAGGCGATGGGCTGTCGTTCCCCGTCAACCCTTCAGCAGGTGGTGAGTCAGCAACAGTCGAATGGGCAGGTATCGTGGCGCCACGGGAAGGGTCGTCTGCTCCTGGCGAATATGGGGCCGCCGATCAGTGCGAAAGTGCTGGAAGCGGCAGTGGGACCAATGGTCGCCCCGGAATGGGGCATGGCGAGGAAAGGGTGCGCCATGGGCGAGCGAGAGTAGAGCATTCGATGGTGTAG
- a CDS encoding hypothetical protein (Match to ESTs gb|CF186831.1|CF186831, gb|CF186830.1|CF186830) gives MTSSGLTNRRPSFPSQSSGNVVASIDSPPDRTSVFIKHGKYILVGAGGSWWVDLPTVLSRVLHKENGWIKRMMLAGLGLHVATIFIFLYLVLFIPWLRGYIPNYTKWQESARLRIIVPLLTMTILGSWTCLVISLSQAGKTTMFESVMDAVKGVGNASLGQMEGRDGMGVFSSMVGATSLFMFTLGILGMIPAPSHVLRKQD, from the exons ATGACTAGTTCTGGCCTCACAAATCGTCGgccatcctttccatcccagTCCAGCGGCAACGTCGTTGCCTCCATCGACTCCCCTCCAGACAGGACATCCGTATTTATCAAACACGGCAAGTATATCCTAGTCGGCGCCGGGGGTTCTTGGTGGGTCGACCTGCCGACTGTGCTGTCTAGGGTGTTGCACAAAGAGAATGGTTGGATCAA GAGGATGATGCTGGCAGGCCTGGGATTGCATGTCGCCACGATA TTTATTTTCCTTTACTTGGTTCTATTCATTCCCTGGCTTCGTGGGTATATCCCAAAT TATACTAAATGGCAAGAATCTGCCAGACTACGGATTATTGTACCCCTTTTAACCATGACGATCCTTGGCAGCTGGACATGCCTCGTTatttctctttcccagGCAGGGAAGACGACAATGTTCGAGTCCGTTATGGACGCTGTGAAGGGAGTCGGAAATGCTAGCCTGGGGCAGATGGAGGGGAGGGACGGCATGGGAGTGTTCAGTTCGATGGTCGGAG CAACCTCGCTGTTCATGTTCACCCTGGGTATACTTGGAATGATACCAGCCCCTTCGCACGTTCTGAGGAAGCAGGATTAG
- a CDS encoding hypothetical protein (HMMPfam hit to S4, S4 domain, score: 44.3, E(): 3.4e-10) translates to MPYRPYTTRNVFNHKRAIPRMSWSPENLFNIWQRSSPESPIRREHDFTRTNATPFQLRWIAKRLLRGYHGDHIGYTKFARWYMPEKLPAIHEGGKNDVGEMGKWIEGRERAGGRTRDEKKAKSKAKDSRAPVGTMLFADIERRLDVLIFRSCFAQNVWEARRYVVQGHVKLNGQVMRNPNIMLNPGDVFTVNPSQIVMLQAPKSKFQPSAEEEVEGEASEEKPSEPTGPAASSYFKLPDYASPHLFVPAYLLPSYLTCSAVYVRHPTARPNYSEIPSPYDAGGELMSLGWEWFKRSAPRMRNKTKKWPNPFGGFGKQ, encoded by the exons ATGCCGTACAGGCCGTACACTACAAGAAATGTTTTTAACCACAAAAGGGCTATCCCCCGTATG AGCTGGTCTCCAGAGaatctcttcaacatctGGCAACGTTCTTCTCCTGAGTCTCCTATACGCCGAGAACACGACTTTACCCGTACCAACGCAACTCCCTTCCAGCTTCGATGGATCGCCAAGCGTCTCTTGCGAGGATACCACGGTGACCACATAGGTTACACCAAGTTTGCGAGATGGTACATGCCTGAAAAGCTCCCCGCTATTCACGAAGGCGGCAAGAACGATGTGGGAGAAATGGGCAAATGGATTGAAGGTCGAGAAAGGGCTGGAGGAAGGACACgtgatgagaagaaggcgaagagcAAAGCGAAGGACAGCAGGGCGCCGGTTGGGACTATGCTTTTTGCAGATATCGAGAGGAGATTGGATGTGTTGATCTTTAGATCTTGTTTCGCTCAAAACGTGTGGGAAGCGAGGAGATATGTGGTTCAGGGACATGTCAAGCTGAACGGCCAGGTG ATGCGAAACCCGAACATCATGCTCAACCCTGGAGATGTCTTCACGGTCAACCCCTCACAGATTGTTATGCTCCAAGCGCCTAAATCAAAATTCCAACCATcagcagaggaggaagtcgAGGGTGAGGCTTCCGAAGAGAAGCCTTCAGAACCCACCGGTCCCGCCGCTTCATCCTACTTTAAACTCCCAGACTACGCTTCTCCTCACCTTTTCGTCCCGGCGTACCTTCTCCCGTCCTACCTCACCTGTTCAGCAGTCTATGTCCGACATCCTACTGCCCGTCCGAATTATTCCGAAATCCCATCACCATACGATGCTGGAGGCGAGTTGATGAGTCTCGGTTGGGAGTGGTTTAAGAGGTCTGCACCAAGAATGAGGAATAAGACAAAGAAGTGGCCAAACCCCTTCGGTGGTTTCGGCAAGCAGTAG
- a CDS encoding hypothetical protein (Match to ESTs gb|CF193115.1|CF193115, gb|CF194957.1|CF194957), with amino-acid sequence MSSQTKDTPPGLARQNSSFSNLMTLNLDRYGEDWAGALTLLDVIETFFDSRLDLFNRRLRAQSNRLKSRAAEMLPKQLRTPKGGGILLLDDEDEGESKETGKNKSRSEKYKNDVEREVERIKIKLAAKVTHLSGTWKSEQVVRTKDKVSFLFGVLALAFTCLLYGMAPEWFPVAYTVQAAFYMPIRIYTYHRKAWHYFLFDLCYFVNALDLLWIWVFPSSTFLFICCYLLTLGPLASAIITWRNSLVFHSLDKVTSIFIHIYPPIVLTVIRHVIPNAEEKYSGLKHVGEYKWYTMILLSSVPYILWQAAYYKFISVDRKSKIESGERQNSFHYMLNDKRGPIGKALQGIRPEHRELWFIFGQLIYSIIFMIPPSTFLIHSPTSSSIFLIIIFTVSAWNGATFYVEVFGRKFERELEKLRKEMEVVSATMTPSTSGTGTSPAVEDAAASSPLSSAEQLNDEEDDLNDSPLVLPDAGKIEASKEAQVPDLNLGKAVEEVDSELEGQATIRQRKNV; translated from the exons ATGTCAAGTCAAACGAAAGATACACCTCCAGGCCTAGCAAGGCAGaactcttcattctcaaaTCTCATGACTCTCAATCTCGATCGCTATGGCGAGGATTGGGCGGGCGCACTTACCCTTCTCG ATGTGATCGAAACTTTTTTCGATTCAAGGCTAGATCTTTTCAATCGGAGACTTAGAGCCCAATCTAATAGGCTGAAATCTCGGGCAGCAGAGATGTTGCCCAAGCAGCTACGTACGCCAAAGGGAGGTGGTATACTCTTGTTggatgacgaagacgaaggtGAGAGCAAAGAAACTGGAAAGAATAAAAGTAGAAGCGAGAAGTACAAGAATGATGTGGAGAGAGAAGTGGAAAggatcaagatcaag TTAGCCGCTAAGGTCACTCATCTGTCAGGGACATGGAAATCAGAGCAAGTGGTACGAACTAAGGACAAAGTTT CTTTCCTTTTCGGTGTGCTCGCTCTTGCCTTTACATGTTTACTGTATGGAATGGCTCCTGAGTGGTTCCCGGTTGCCTATACTGTCCAAGCCGCTTTCTACATGCCCATTAGAATCTATACCTATCACCGTAAAGCGTGGCATTATTTCTTGTTTG ACTTATGCTACTTTGTAAACGCCCTTGACCTCCTGTGGATCTGGGTTTTCCCCTCTTCtacttttcttttcatctgcTGCTACCTCTTGACTCTCG GACCTCTGGCTAGCGCCATCATCACATGGCGAAACTCACTCGTTTTCCACTCGCTCGACAAGGTCACTTCTATCTTCATCCATATCTATCCCCCTATTGTACTCACAGTCATTCGACATGTGATACCCAATGCCGAGGAGAAGTACTCTGGATTGAAGCATGTGGGAGAGTACAAGTGGTACACTAtgatcttgttgagcaGTGTGCCTT ACATTTTGTGGCAGGCCGCTTATTACAAGTTTATCTCCGTTGATCGAAAGTCCAAGATTGAATCAGGAGAAAGACAGAATAGCTTCCACTA CATGCTCAACGACAAACGTGGTCCCATCGGCAAAGCCCTGCAAGGCATCCGTCCTGAACATCGCGAATTATGGTTCATCTTCGGTCAACTCATCTATtctatcatcttcatgaTCCCGCCATCAACCTTCCTTATCCACTCTCCCACTTCATCAAgcatctttctcatcattaTCTTTACCGTCTCTGCTTGGAACGGAGCCACTTTCTACGTAGAGGTCTTTGGAAGGAAGTTTGAAAGGGAATTAGAGAAgctgaggaaggagatggaagttGTCAGTGCGACGATGACGCCCTCTACCAGTGGGACTGGCACATCACCAGCTGTTGAAGATGCTgctgcctcttctcctctatCCTCTGCAGAGCAACTcaatgacgaggaggatgatctGAACGACAGTCCTCTGGTTTTGCCTGATGCAGGAAAGATAGAAGCCTCGAAAGAGGCGCAAGTACCTGATTTAAATCTGGGGAAAGCGGTTGAGGAAGTCGATAGTGAGCTCGAGGGTCAGGCAACAATCAGACAAAGGAAGAACGTCTAG
- a CDS encoding hypothetical protein (HMMPfam hit to Aldo_ket_red, Aldo/keto reductase family, score: 358.2, E(): 1.1e-104) — MSLGRTLKLNNGVVAPQIGFGTWQAAPGEVEKAVEEAIKVGYRHIDCALIYRVFDATGVYGIVAQGIKASGVPRKDLFLVSKLWNNSHRPEKVEADLDTSLKQLGTDYLDVYLIHWPVPFAPGDNLFPKTEDGKVAIDWDGPSVVDTWKELIRISKETKKVKAIGVSNFNVELLEKLIKETGVVPTMNQIECHPSLIQPELFKYCKEKNIVITAYSPLGNNTTGKPRIIDQPQIIDIAKKLNKEPAQVLINWAAHQGFAVIPKSVTPSRIKSNFEDFKLNDDVFEEINKVGKANAARANIPAEYNPSWPINVFGEKSEEQYKKVW, encoded by the exons ATGTCTCTCGGTCGAACTCTCAAGCT TAACAACGGCGTTGTCGCCCCTCAGATCGGTTTTGGCACCTGGCAGGCTGCCCCCGgtgaggttgagaaggc CGTCGAGGAGGCCATCAAGGTCGGCTACCGACACATTGACTGTGCTTTA ATTTACCGTGTGTTTGACGCAACTGGTGTCTATGGAATC GTTGCCCAAGGTATCAAGGCCTCCGGCGTTCCACGAAAAgacctcttccttgtcTCCAAGCTCTGGAACAACTCTCACCGACccgagaaggttgaggcCGATCTTGACACCAGCCTCAAGCAACTCGGTACCGATTACCTCGATGTTTATCTTATCCACTGGCCCGTTCCTTTTGCTCCTGGAGacaacctcttccccaagactgaagatggaaaggttgCCATTGACTGGGATGGACCTAGCGTAGTCGACACTTGGAAGGAGTTGATCAGAATCTCTAAGGAGACCAAGAAGGTCAAGGCCATCGGTGTTTCCAACTTTAACGTTGAGCTTTTGGAGAAGCTCATCAAGGAGACTGGTGTTGTTCCTACCATGAACCAGATTGAGTGTCACCCCAGCTTGATCCAGCCCGAGCTCTTCAAATATT gcaaggagaagaacatTGTTATCACCGCCTACTCTCCTCTTGGTAACAACACCACTGGAAAACCTCGAATCATTGACCAGCCCCAAATTATTGACATTGCCAAGAAGCTTAATAAGGAGCCTGCGCAGGTCTTGATCAACTGGGCGGCCCACCAAGGCTTTGCGGTTATCCCCAAGTCTGTTACTCCATCTCGAATCAAG TCCAACTTTGAGGACTTTAAGCTCAACGATGACGTCTTCGAGGAAATCAACAAGGTCGGCAAGGCCAATGCTGCCAGGGCCAACATTCCTGCCGAGTACAACCCCAG CTGGCCCATTAACGTATTCGGGGAGAAGTCTGAGGAGCAATACAAGAAGGTCTGGTAA
- a CDS encoding hypothetical protein (HMMPfam hit to Aa_trans, Transmembrane amino acid transporter protein, score: 224.1, E(): 2.6e-64) codes for MALVDVEEQSTAGPSHSRSSSVLAATAAESVSSSRRESRRGSKDREVGDGGRGGDDHVSFKTAEEDIELQDSATAPLLAGAAASPRLLESEERHLLEAEGHNSVSRGSILDAVTNMANSIIGAGIVGLPYAVSEAGFVMGVFLLIALAAISDWTIRLVILTSKLSGRESYTETMYHCFGPLGAMAVSFFQFSFAFGGTAAFHVIVGDTIPRVVSYIFPSFAENVFLRLFVNRQAVIIMCTLFISFPLSLHRDIVKLSKSSSFALVSMVIIIVSVLFRSVAVDPSLRGSSTDVFSIVKPGVFQAIGVISFAYACHHNSNYIYKSINVPTLDRFDMVTHISTGISLIACLLVAVCGYVVFTDKTEGNILNNFSSEDWLINIARFCFGANMSTTIPLEVFVCREVIEETFYKSKPFSKLRHVIITSSVIFIAMGLALTTCDLGVVLELAGGLSASALAFILPASAYFVMLSGPWSSRRKLPALLVASFGVIVLVLSCGLSLKKAWSGEGGKSVC; via the exons ATGGCTCTCGTGGATGTAGAGGAACAGAGCACAGCAGGCCCGAGTCACTCGAGATCCTCCAGCGTGCTGGCAGCAACGGCGGCAGAGTCGGTATCGtcgtcaagaagagaatCGAGGAGAGGTTCAAAGGATAGAGAAGTCGGTGATGGGGGAAGGGGTGGAGATGACCATGTTT CATTCAAAACGGCTGAAGAGGACATCGAGCTGCAAGACAGCGCGACAGCACCTTTACTTGCGGGAGCTGCAGCCAGCCCTCGTCTGCTCGAATCAGAAGAGCGTCATCTTCTAGAGGCTGAAGGACACAATTCAGTTTCCAGGGGATCGATATTAGACGCGGTGACGAAT ATGGCCAACTCCATTATAGGAGCTGGTATAGTGGG ATTGCCATATGCAGTATCCGAAGCAGGCTTTGTCATGGGCGTGTTCCTCTTGATCGCGCTGGCAGCCATATCAGATTGGACTATCCGGCTAGTCATCCTCACCAGTAAATTGAGTGGAAGAGAATCTTACACCGAG ACAATGTACCATTGCTTCGGACCACTAGGAGCCATGGCagtatccttcttccagttcTCATTCGCGTTTGGCGG GACGGCTGCATTCCATGTCATCGT TGGTGATACGATCCCTCGAGTCGTCTCTTAcatctttccctccttcgCCGAAAACGTCTTCCTTCGTCTATTTGTCAATCGCCAAGCAGTCATTATCATGTGCACCTTGTTCATTTCTTTCCCCCTAAGCCTGCATCGGGACATTGTGAAGCTCTCAAAATCATCCAGCTTCG CTTTAGTATCCATGGTCATCATTATTGTCTCTGTGCTCTTTCGAAGCGTCGCGGTTGATCCATCATTACGCGGCTCTTCAACTGATGTGTTTTCAATCGTGAAACCTGGTGTCTTCCAAGCCATAGGGGTGATCTCTTTCGCGTACGCGTGTCATCACAACAGTAATTATATCTACAAAAGTATCAATGTACCTACTCTCGATCG CTTTGACATGGTCACTCATATTTCAACTGGCATAAGTTTAATAGCCTGTTTACTAGTTGCTGTTTGTGGATATGTCGTCTTCACCGATAAAACAGAG GGGAACATTCTCAATAATTTCAGCTCTGAAGATTGGCTTATCAACATTGCCCGCTTTTGCTTTGGCGCCAATatgtcaacaacaa TCCCATTGGAAGTTTTCGTCTGTCGAGAAGTGATTGAAGAGACGTTTTACAAGTCTAAGCCCTTCAGTAAGCTGCGTCACGTAATCATAACTTCCTCTGTCATCTTTATCGCTATGGGTC TCGCGCTTACAACATGTGATCTCGGTGTCGTCTTGGAGTTGGCCGGTGGTCTTTCAGCTTCCGCTTTAGCTTTCATTCTGCCAGCCTCCGCATACTTTGTAATGCTCTCTGGCCCTTGGTCTTCCAGAAGGAAATTACCGGCACTTTTGGTTGCCAGTTTTGGAGTGATTGTGTTGGTGTTGAGTTGCGGGTTGAGCCTCAAGAAAGCCTGGAGCGGAGAGGGTGGGAAGTCAGTGTGCTAA
- a CDS encoding hypothetical protein (Match to EST gb|CF194274.1|CF194274; HMMPfam hit to GTP_EFTU, Elongation factor Tu GTP binding domain, score: 268.2, E(): 1.4e-77; HMMPfam hit to GTP_EFTU_D2, Elongation factor Tu domain 2, score: 42.1, E(): 1.6e-09) produces MSRHRFVRNIDLNDELDDGDEEVGMSAEETAQMNRAVSVARNLLKDVTPPISDNEIADSVWHYWFDGEKAAAWLRQDREKKGEAPPSYLEPTPLQQPRHRPKILVPPPQPTQAQEDIQPPLTALQRLTLSRRQGSPASPAPSSSVGEKPMSKLALLAQKRREAAAAATTTSETIQSGIVSPQTSRQPSASGTQPSSGTQSPSQLEKKPLSKLAQKMAAARAAREEAAAAAKSSKLEKNSVGDQMEGDEPPPSLSSPADPMLSLFSPPATSPKPKLKPTHPSPFFSIITSTSSQGGAPGPAKDHLPPEPTSANLHAPLITDVDVLVKQFEQAFAEERIKEERIKDAGDVLLYTIVTPNFLSFYFIPPAKAKAAQTAKSASLPGKPRVQQVANQKSKLAVSQPNSPSTSASKSTSKSGSASSTPRTLGKSNLSTDLEGLHLNEEMDEAEREREKEKFKERQVLSMKQEELIAKAKEEEEKSGKKNVSLIVVGHVDAGKSTLMGRVLYDIGELSEKEKIANERGSKKLGKGSFAFAWGLDALGDERDRGVTIDIATTHFVTPHRNFTLLDAPGHRDFIPAMISGAAQADVALLVIDGSPGEFEAGFERGGQTREHAWLVRSLGVKEIIVGVNKMDLVSWSQDRYEEIVESLKPFLLSAGFNSTKTTFLPLAAMEGINILDNDQPELKKWYSGPALIDALDDVEVPTRPYDSPLRIPLSNVFKGQTAIASGVAVSGRLCSGVVQVGDRLRAVPGDEVANVRTIEVDDDSAPYAVAGQNVTLYLSNIDPINLSIGTVLCPTSIPVPLVTKFTAQILVFDLQSPIIAGTPVELFHHSMNLPATISKLVSILEKGQVVKERPRVLQKGTTAMVELSLRPSSSGKISSIPLETATDNKEMGRVLIRRNGETIAAGMVMELLG; encoded by the exons ATGTCCAGGCATAGATTTGTCAGGAATATTGACCTCAATG ATGAGCTCGATGACGGTGACGAGGAAGTCGGCATGTCCGCCGAGGAGACAG CCCAAATGAACAGGGCTGTGAGTGTCGCTCGTAACCTCCTCAAAGACGTCACGCCTCCGATATCCGACAATGAAATCGCCGATTCCGTATGGCACTACTGGTTTGACGGCGAAAAAGCTGCTGCCTGGTTGAGACAGGatagagagaagaaag GCGAAGCTCCGCCTTCATATCTCGAACCTACACCGCTACAACAACCTAGACATCGCCCGAAAATCTTGGTTCCACCTCCCCAACCCACTCAAGCCCAGGAAGACATCCAGCCGCCTCTTACAGCCCTTCAACGGCTTACTCTCTCTCGCCGGCAGGGTTCTCCAGCATCTCCCGCTCCCTCGTCATCTGTAGGAGAAAAGCCTATGTCAAAATTGGCGTTGCTTGCacaaaagagaagagaagcggcagcagctgCTACGACTACTTCTGAAACCATCCAGTCTGGAATTGTATCACCTCAAACGTCTCGTCAACCTTCTGCCTCTGGTACGCAACCAAGCAGCGGAACGCAGTCCCCATCCcagttggagaagaagccacTATCCAAACTCGCCCAGAAGATGGCTGCTGCTAGAGCTGCGAGGGAGGAAGCTGCTGCGGCTGCCAAGTCCAGCAAATTAGAGAAGAACAGCGTAGGGGACCAGATGGAGGGGGATGAGCCTCCGCCCagtctttcttctcctgcagACCCCATGTTATCTTTATTCTCCCCGCCAGCAACGTCCCCCAAGCCCAAGTTGAAACCTACTCACCCATCACCATTTTTTTCAATCATTacatcaacttcttcccaaGGCGGGGCGCCAGGGCCGGCTAAGGACCACTTGCCGCCTGAGCCTACCAGTGCCAATCTTCACGCACCTCTCATCACCGATGTGGACGTCCTTGTAAAACAATTTGAGCAGGCTTTCGCAGA agaaagaatcaaagaagaacgaaTCAAAGATGCTGGAGATGTACTGTTGTATACTATTGTTACACCAAATTTCTTAtctttttattttattCCCC CCGCCAAAGCCAAGGCTGCACAAACAGCCAAATCTGCATCTCTCCCCGGTAAACCCCGAGTGCAACAAGTAGCAAACCAAAAATCAAAACTCGCTGTTTCTCAACCCAACTCACCATCGACAAGTGCTAGCAAGTCGACGAGCAAGTCTGGTTCTGCCTCCAGCACACCCAGGACACTTGGGAAGAGTAATCTGTCAACTGATCTGGAGGGCTTGCACTTGAACGAAGAAATGGACGAGGCTGAAAGAGaacgagagaaagagaaattCAAGGAGAGGCAGGTGTTGAGTATGAAGCAGGAAGAGTTGATCGCCAAagccaaggaggaagaggaaaagtcggggaagaagaatgtcAGCTTGATTGTTGTCG GCCACGTCGATGCCGGTAAATCGACGTTGATGGGTCGAGTACTCTACGACATTGGTGAACTTtctgagaaggagaagatcgCCAATGAACGAGGTAGTAAGAAACTCGGTAAAGGTTCCTTCGCTTTTGCATGGGGTCTCGATGCTTTAGGCGATGAACGTGATCGTGGTGTAACCATCGACATCGCCACCACGCATTTCGTAACACCTCATCGTAACTTCACCTTGCTTGATGCGCCCGGGCACAGAGACTTTATTCCTGCGATGATCAGTGGTGCGGCCCAAGCCGATGTGGCATTGTTGGTCATTGACGGTTCACCAGGAGAGTTTGAGGCAGGCTTTGAGAGGGGCGGGCAGACACGAGAGCACGCGTGGCTAGTACGGAGTTTAGGAGTGAAGGAGATCATTGTGGGGGTGAACAAAATGGATTTG GTTTCGTGGTCTCAAGATAGATATGAAGAGATAGTGGAATCACTCAagcccttccttctttctgctgGATTCAACTCTACCAAAACGACCTTCTTGCCACTTGCCGCGATGGAAGGTATCAACATCCTCGATAATGACCAACCAGAGCTTAAAAAGTGGTATTCTGGCCCGGCTCTTATTGATGCCCTTGACGACGTAGAAGTTCCCACTAGGCCATATGACAGCCCGTTGAGGATACCGTTATCAAACGTGTTCAAGGGTCAGACTGCCATCGCAAGTGGAGTAGCCGTGTCAGGAAGGTTGTGCAGCGGTGTGGTGCAGGTTGGAGACAGGTTAAGAGCCGTGCCGGGCGATGAAGTTGCCAATGTTCGAA CTATTGAAGTAGACGACGACTCTGCGCCCTACGCTGTAGCTGGTCAAAACGTCACGCTTTACCTTTCCAACATTGATCCCATCAACCTGTCTATCGGTACTGTTCTTTGCCCTACTTCTATTCCAGTTCCTCTTGTCACCAAATTTACCGCTCAGATCCTCGTTTTTGACCTTCAAAGCCCCATCATTGCCGGTACCCCGGTGGAGCTTTTCCATCATTCCATGAACCTTCCTGCTACTATTAGCAAACTCGTTTCGATTTTGGAGAAGGGACAAGTGGTGAAGGAACGTCCCAGAGTCCTTCAGAAGGGTACTACAGCGATGGTTGAATTGAGTTTGAGGCCGAGCAGTTCCGGCAAGATTTCTAGCATACCACTGGAGACTGCGACGGACAAcaaggagatgggaagggtgTTGATCcgaagaaatggagaaacTATTGCTGCTGGTATGGTCATGGAGCTTCTCGGTTAA